A section of the Flavobacterium ardleyense genome encodes:
- a CDS encoding tyrosine-type recombinase/integrase has protein sequence MSILGRSESTYRNYAQHVAAMALHFGKIPTELDVEQVQEYLYILQKRSKTPSLTYFKHTVYGLRFMLKSEGLPYEFLHLPSIKHDKKLPTVLSKEEVWRLLKSCHLLKHKVLIGLLYGCGLRCMEVRSLRLQDLDFDRMQLKVVQGKGKKDRYVPLSIHLIRGLKSYIQAEKPKIYLFNGQPAGRAGGDFDSRYSQRGVQWAVKQACKVAGITKDVCVHTLRHTFATHLLEDGLDIISLKNLLGHENIETTMEYLHIAQLDTQKAFSPLDTLFAKCSSNGSAD, from the coding sequence ATGTCAATTTTAGGCAGGAGCGAAAGCACGTATCGAAATTATGCCCAGCACGTTGCCGCTATGGCATTGCATTTCGGAAAAATCCCCACCGAACTTGATGTAGAGCAAGTACAAGAATACTTATACATCCTGCAAAAGCGTTCCAAAACGCCTTCCTTAACCTATTTTAAGCATACCGTTTACGGACTTCGATTTATGCTAAAATCGGAAGGTTTACCTTATGAGTTTTTGCATTTACCATCGATTAAACACGACAAAAAACTTCCCACCGTTCTGAGCAAAGAGGAAGTGTGGCGGTTGCTTAAAAGCTGTCATCTGCTCAAACACAAAGTTCTTATTGGACTGCTGTATGGCTGTGGACTGCGCTGTATGGAAGTTCGAAGTCTGCGCTTGCAGGATCTTGATTTTGATCGAATGCAACTCAAAGTCGTTCAAGGCAAAGGCAAAAAAGATCGATATGTTCCCTTATCCATCCATTTAATTCGAGGTTTAAAATCCTATATCCAAGCTGAAAAACCAAAGATATATTTGTTCAACGGACAACCTGCAGGTCGTGCCGGTGGTGATTTTGACTCCCGCTATTCGCAGCGCGGTGTGCAATGGGCGGTCAAGCAAGCTTGTAAAGTTGCTGGAATTACCAAAGATGTTTGTGTCCACACACTGCGCCACACTTTTGCTACACATTTGCTAGAAGATGGACTCGATATTATCAGTTTAAAGAATCTTTTGGGGCACGAGAATATTGAGACGACGATGGAATATTTGCACATTGCGCAGCTCGATACTCAGAAAGCCTTTAGTCCTCTCGATACTTTATTTGCTAAATGCAGTTCCAATGGAAGTGCAGATTGA
- a CDS encoding GIY-YIG nuclease family protein, translated as MEKYYVYVLISQMDNSWYIGYTSNLDERIIQHNSGRTLTTSKKMPWKILYYEVSFNKQDAIAREKYLKSGMGRRYLKNRLKNQLDF; from the coding sequence ATGGAAAAATATTATGTTTATGTATTAATTTCACAAATGGATAATTCTTGGTATATAGGATATACTTCAAACTTAGATGAAAGAATTATACAGCATAATTCTGGTAGGACACTAACGACGAGCAAAAAGATGCCGTGGAAAATTTTGTATTATGAAGTTTCATTTAATAAACAAGATGCTATTGCTAGAGAAAAGTATCTAAAAAGTGGAATGGGAAGAAGATATTTAAAAAATAGATTAAAAAATCAGTTAGATTTCTAA
- a CDS encoding IS91 family transposase, with protein MEVQIDRSRSEVADVLEKLGAGIENLGLNTWQLRTLSAVRRCRTAALGGHIDACEDCGTVKISYNSCRNRHCPKCQGKNRDDWIQARMSELLPVPYFHVVFTLPDSINSLAMQHPKLVYDILFESAWATLKTFGKKNTLQTGMIAVLHTWGQNLSLHPHLHCIVPGGGVDKNGAWVNIRNDGKFLFPVKALSKVYRAKFCDALKARNPDGYTKVKKDLWAKPWVVFAKKPFGSAHSVVEYLGRYTHKIAISNNRIQGIDDKNVTFKYKDYRQNGTKKQMVLSHGEFIRRFAMHILPKRFVKIRHYGFLSSNWKRQKLQDLQKKMNFTPIARETKAVAIRKCQCCKVGNLHTILIFDKRGPPAWYLGSGQKTAAQQS; from the coding sequence ATGGAAGTGCAGATTGATCGCAGTCGAAGTGAAGTTGCCGATGTGCTCGAAAAGTTAGGTGCTGGTATAGAAAATTTAGGATTAAATACCTGGCAGTTGCGAACGCTCTCAGCGGTGAGAAGGTGCAGAACCGCCGCTTTGGGCGGACATATCGATGCGTGTGAAGATTGTGGAACAGTCAAAATAAGTTACAACTCCTGTCGCAACCGACATTGTCCGAAGTGTCAAGGCAAAAATCGAGACGATTGGATACAAGCTCGGATGAGTGAACTTTTGCCAGTACCGTATTTTCACGTGGTGTTTACATTACCAGACAGTATTAATTCTTTGGCAATGCAGCACCCGAAATTGGTTTACGATATTCTTTTTGAATCGGCTTGGGCGACTTTAAAAACCTTTGGCAAAAAAAATACGTTGCAGACCGGTATGATTGCAGTTTTGCACACCTGGGGACAGAATTTATCCTTGCATCCGCACCTGCATTGTATTGTTCCGGGCGGTGGCGTGGATAAAAATGGTGCTTGGGTTAACATCCGAAATGACGGTAAATTTCTTTTTCCTGTAAAGGCATTATCGAAAGTGTACCGAGCCAAATTTTGCGACGCATTAAAGGCTCGAAATCCTGATGGCTATACCAAAGTGAAAAAGGATCTATGGGCAAAACCCTGGGTAGTATTTGCCAAGAAACCTTTTGGTAGCGCGCATTCTGTGGTAGAATATCTTGGGAGATATACTCACAAAATAGCCATTAGCAACAACCGAATCCAAGGAATTGATGACAAGAATGTGACTTTTAAGTACAAGGATTATCGGCAAAATGGAACTAAGAAACAGATGGTATTGTCTCACGGTGAATTTATCCGACGTTTTGCAATGCATATTCTACCAAAACGATTTGTAAAGATCAGACATTATGGTTTTTTGAGTAGCAATTGGAAACGCCAAAAGCTTCAGGATCTGCAGAAGAAAATGAACTTTACACCAATTGCTAGAGAAACCAAAGCAGTAGCAATCAGAAAATGCCAATGTTGTAAAGTGGGAAACTTGCATACCATTCTGATTTTTGACAAGAGAGGTCCGCCTGCTTGGTATCTTGGCAGTGGCCAAAAAACGGCAGCCCAACAAAGTTAA